Genomic segment of Chitinophaga varians:
TGTTCCATATTCCGGAAGCAGGTTTGTTGCTGCTGCTGGGCGTGGACCATCTGCTGGACATGGGACGTTCTGCTACCAACGTAATTGGTAACGCAATGGCCACTGCAGTAGTATCTAAATGGGAGAATAAGCTGGGACCGGGCGATGATAGCAATGGGATTTTAGTTAACAAATAGATAACAGTTTTATTCTTATTTTACCGATTCTGAACAGAATTTATTAGCATGGACCAGATTTTAGAGTTTTTTAAACACCTCATTAATCCCTCGTGGATTATTGAACACGGTGGCCTGTACCTGTTACTGGCGATTATTTTTGCGGAGACCGGTTTATTTATTGGCTTTTTTCTCCCCGGCGATTCCTTGCTTTTTGTAGCAGGCATTTACAGTGCAGATCTCTGCCGGAGCTTCTTCGATATGCCGTTTTTTGTAGTGATGCTGCTGATTGCGCTGGCCGGTGTGCTGGGTAACATGGTAGGCTTCTGGTTTGGTAATAAATCCGGCCCGTTGTTATTTAAAAAGAAAGATACTTTTTTCTTTAAAAAGAAACACCTGCACCAGGCACATGACTTCTTTGTGAAATACGGTGGCGGCGCTATTTTCCTGGCCCGTTTCCTTCCCATCATCCGCACTTTTGCCCCTATTGTGGCCGGTATGGTGCAGATGGACAAAAAGAAGTTCATGCTGTTTAATGTGATCGGTTCCTTCTCGTGGGTATTTTCCATGATGCTGGCCGGCCACTACCTGGACAAATTCTTTCCCAACCTGAAAAATCACCTGGAGCTGATCATACTGGTTATCATTGTGATCACTACTTTACCGGTGATCATTAAACTGCTCTCCGGAAAGGTGAAACATCATCCGGACCCGAATCAGTCAGAAGTGACCAACACATCGGACACGACTTTATAAGAATTTTAAAAAATGGGCTATAATTGGCCCATTTTTTTTATTTTAACCGTTATTTATTTTATCAACCAAAGTTCCACATGAAAACTGATAGCCGCTCAGCTTCTATCTTTAACATTGCCGTGATCGTTGCGTCACTGGGCTATTTTGTAGATATCTATGATCTGCTCCTCTTCACCATTGTACGGGTCCCCAGCCTGAAAGAACTGGGATTGCCGCAAAACGAAATTGATGCCGGCGCCGGCCTGCTGCTCATTAATATTCAGATGCTGGGCCTGTTGATAGGCGGCATTGTATGGGGCATCATCGGCGATAAAAAAGGACGTCTAAGTGTATTGTTCGGTTCCATCCTCATTTATTCTGTAGCAAATATTGCCAATGGTTTTGTGCATAGTATCAACGGATATGTTTTATGGCGTTTTGTGGCAGGCTTTGGATTGGCGGGGGAGCTGGGCGCAGGCATTACACTGGTATCGGAGATACTGCCGAAAGAAAAGCGCGGTTATGGTACCATGATTGTGGCCACTGTTGGGGTTTCCGGGGCGGTAGCCGCCAATCTGATTGCTAAACTGGTAGGTGACTGGCGCATCTGTTATTTTATAGGAGGTGGTCTGGGCCTATGTTTGTTGATATTGCGGGTGAGTGTGATGGAGTCCCATATGTTTAATGCCGTGCGTACTTCCACTACGGCCAGGGGCAGTTTTCATGCGTTATTCACCAGCCGGGAGCGGTTTCTCAAATATTTGAAATGTATTCTGTTAGGAGCGCCTACCTGGTTTGTGGTAGGTATCCTGATTGCTTTCTCCAATAAGTTTGCGAAGGAAATGAATGTGATGGGCGCTATCAGTCCGGGAGATGCTGTGGCTTTCTGTTATGCAGGGCTTACGTTAGGTGATTTTTCATCGGGTTTGATCAGCCAGTTATGGAGAAGCCGGCGTAAGGTAATGTTGGTGTTCCTGTTGCTGACAGGTGCTATGGTGGCGGTATACCTGAATATGTTCGGGGCTGCTACCTGGGTGTTTTATACGGTTTGTTTTATTCTTGGTTTCAGTGTTGGTTTCTGGGCCATTTTTGTCACTATTGCCGCCGAAAGTTTTGGCACCAACCTGCGGGCCACCGTGGCTACCACGGTGCCTAATTTTGCCCGTGGCATGTTACCGTTGATATCCCTGTTGTTTGTGCAGGTGCAGCATTATTTTACCTTTCTGCAAAGCGGTGCTATCGTAGCCGTGGTATGTATTGGTATAGCGATGATAGCGGCCTGGAATATTGAAGAAACTTTTGGAAAAGACCTGAATTACCTGGAAGAAATTTAGTGATAGGCTTCCAGCATTTTGTCCAGCAGTTTATTGAGCTGGCTGAGTTCTTTTTCGTTCAGCGCCTTGAAGGTGTCATTGAGATGATTGAGTTCTGTATCAATGGCGTTGAGCAGTTCCAGACCTTTGACAGTGATTTTTACGTCTACTGCTCTTCTGTCCAGTTCACAACTTTTACGTTCCACCAGGTCTGCTTTACGCAGTCTTTCCACGAGACGTGACACGTCGCTCATTTTGTCGAGCATACGGTCTTTCAGCACGTTGATACTGGCTGCTTTAGGGTGCTGTCCGCGAAGGATGCGCAGTATGTTGTACTGCTGCATGGTGATGTCGTAACGTTTGAAAAACTGCTGATGGCGGGAGGTGATCCAGTTGCCGATAAAGATGAGGCTCACCAGTCCCCGTTGATATTCGTCTCCGAAATTTTTTTGTGTAATTAGTTTTTCAAGATTTGACATACGCTGTTGCTATGAGTTAGCGAAATGGTGCCCGTTCGATTTAGAAGTATTTCATTTATACCATTTTATGCAGGCGTTGATCAAAATTACGAATCTTTTTTAACACTAGTTAACATTCGCTGCGGGGTTGTTGCCGGTATTTTTCCCGGTGGATGAAGCGGGGAGGTTATATAAATAACAACGGATTACAGCAGCGAAAAAATTTCGGTTGCTGTAATCCGTTATTTTGTTTGGATACAGGTTAAGCAGTAGCAGACTGCATTTTGTCCAGAACGTCCATTACTTCTTTCACGTGTTGGGCGGAAGTATTGAGCAGTGCTTTTTCGTCGGCATTGAGTTGCAGTTCCAGTATTTTTTCGATACCGTTTTTACCCAGTACCACAGGAACGCCCAGGTAGATGTCTTTCAGGCCGTATTCGCCGGTGAGCCATGCACAAACGGGGAAGATGCGTTTTTCATCTTTCACGATGGCTTCCACCATTTGGGCTGCTGCAGCACCGGGAGCGTACCAGGCAGAGGTGCCAAGGAGGTTTACTATTTCGCCACCGCCTACTTTGGTGCGTTGGATGATAGCATCAAGCTTATCGGCAGCTACCAGTTCTGTTACCGGAATACCGCTTACGGTCGTATAACGGGGGAGGGGCACCATGGTATCGCCGTGGCCGCCCATCAGGATGGCCTGAATATCTTTAGGGGAACATCCGATCTCATCTGCCAGGAAAGCGCGGTAGCGGGCGGTATCAAGGATGCCGGCCATGCCGAATACTTTGGAGCTGCTTTTTTTAGCCGTGAGGTACGCGCAATAGGTCATTACGTCCAGCGGGTTGCTGACAACGATGATAATGGCGTCTGGTGAGTGTTTGGTAATATTTTCAGTGACTGATTTAACGATGTTGGCGTTGGTGGAAATCAAGTCGTCGCGGCTCATGCCGGGTTTGCGGGGGAGACCGGAGGTGATGACTACCACATCGCTGTTGGCAGTTTTGGCGTAATCGTTGGTAACGCCGGTCACCTTGGTACTGTAATAATCAATGGGAGCCTGCTGCCATGTGTCCAGGGCCTTTCCTTCAGCTGTTCCTTCCTTAATATCCAGTAAAACCACTTCCTGCAGAAAATCTCTATGGGCCAGCACATTGGCGCAGGTTGCGCCCACATTCCCAGCTCCTACTACTGTAACTTTCATTTTGTCGATAGCTTTAAAAGTGAAGAATGATTATAATAAACAAATGTAATGATTCGGAACCAGATCCGGCCGCCGTACTTATTGCCATTTCAGCGGGCGACTGGCCAGGTAATGTACCAGTGAATCCAGTTTAACGGTGCCCTCAAATCCTTTGATGAACTGCTGTTTTTTATCGTACAGATAAAGTCCCGGGAAATAGTGCAGGTCGTAGAAATACATGATCTGGCGGGTAGGTTCGCTGGCCATCACAATATTGGGGTATTTCTGGATATTATAGTGGTCATAATATTCCTTCATCTGTTCTACTTTAAAGGGCGTTACCATCAGAATCTGCACATTTTTGAATTTGTCAATGTTTTTCAGCACTTCTTCCGTCAGGTGTTTACAGTGGTCACAATCCACGCTAAAAACAAAAACCATGGTTTTTTCGTTTTTGCGGAGGTCGTTCTTGGTGATGGTATGGCCGTCGGGGAGTGTCAGCGGGAATGCCGGAACAACGGGATACTGTAAATAAGCCGGTTTGGATGGGGTGGTACTTTGAGCCTTCAGGAACATTGGTACACAACACAATACAAATAAGAAAAACTGACGCATACTACTGTGAATTTGCTTTATTTAAAATTCAATTTAGCCCTTTAATGTCATTTATTGGAGAAAAAAGACGAAAATTGGGTCGAAAAGAGACTAATCTGCCTAATTTTAGGAATTTAGTGTTCGTTCATATGCAAAAATTTCTACTTTTGCAATCCGTATAAATTTTTAACTTAAAATCAGTAACCTATTTATGGCTACCACCGCAGATATCAGAACAGGATTAATCATCAAGCTGGATAACAGTTTGTATTCTGTTGTAGAGTTTGGTCAAAACAAAACCGCCCGTGCTGCAGCAAAAGTTTGGGCTAAATTGAAGGGCGTTGACAATAGCCGTTCTATAGAGCACACCTGGAACTCCGGAGACACCATTTTCCCGGTTCGTATCGAGAAAAAGGCGTTTCAGTTTTTATATAAGGATGACACCGGTTACAACTTCATGGACAATGAAACTTTTGAGCAGATTGCCATGGCTGAACAAACCATCGATGCTCCTCAGTTCCTGAAAGAAGGCCAGGAAGTAATGGTTCAGATCAATACTGAAACTGAACAGTACATGGCGGTGGAACTGCCTGACAAAATTGTTATGCAGGTTACTTATTCTGAACCAGGCGTAAAGGGTGATACTGCTACCCGCACCCTGAAGCCTGCTACTGTAGAAACCGGTGCTACCGTGATGGTGCCGCTGTTTGTGGAAGAAGGCGAACTGATCCGTGTGAATGCAAAAACCGGCGAATACATCGAGAGAGTAAAGGGTTAATTCATTTACTGAAATTATTTATTTGGCTACCGGGCTGCCTCAGGGCGGCCCCGGTTGTCCGGTAAAGGACCATATACGTTCATAAATTATAAACCAAAAACTGT
This window contains:
- a CDS encoding DedA family protein — its product is MDQILEFFKHLINPSWIIEHGGLYLLLAIIFAETGLFIGFFLPGDSLLFVAGIYSADLCRSFFDMPFFVVMLLIALAGVLGNMVGFWFGNKSGPLLFKKKDTFFFKKKHLHQAHDFFVKYGGGAIFLARFLPIIRTFAPIVAGMVQMDKKKFMLFNVIGSFSWVFSMMLAGHYLDKFFPNLKNHLELIILVIIVITTLPVIIKLLSGKVKHHPDPNQSEVTNTSDTTL
- a CDS encoding MFS transporter, with protein sequence MKTDSRSASIFNIAVIVASLGYFVDIYDLLLFTIVRVPSLKELGLPQNEIDAGAGLLLINIQMLGLLIGGIVWGIIGDKKGRLSVLFGSILIYSVANIANGFVHSINGYVLWRFVAGFGLAGELGAGITLVSEILPKEKRGYGTMIVATVGVSGAVAANLIAKLVGDWRICYFIGGGLGLCLLILRVSVMESHMFNAVRTSTTARGSFHALFTSRERFLKYLKCILLGAPTWFVVGILIAFSNKFAKEMNVMGAISPGDAVAFCYAGLTLGDFSSGLISQLWRSRRKVMLVFLLLTGAMVAVYLNMFGAATWVFYTVCFILGFSVGFWAIFVTIAAESFGTNLRATVATTVPNFARGMLPLISLLFVQVQHYFTFLQSGAIVAVVCIGIAMIAAWNIEETFGKDLNYLEEI
- a CDS encoding MarR family winged helix-turn-helix transcriptional regulator, with protein sequence MSNLEKLITQKNFGDEYQRGLVSLIFIGNWITSRHQQFFKRYDITMQQYNILRILRGQHPKAASINVLKDRMLDKMSDVSRLVERLRKADLVERKSCELDRRAVDVKITVKGLELLNAIDTELNHLNDTFKALNEKELSQLNKLLDKMLEAYH
- the mdh gene encoding malate dehydrogenase — its product is MKVTVVGAGNVGATCANVLAHRDFLQEVVLLDIKEGTAEGKALDTWQQAPIDYYSTKVTGVTNDYAKTANSDVVVITSGLPRKPGMSRDDLISTNANIVKSVTENITKHSPDAIIIVVSNPLDVMTYCAYLTAKKSSSKVFGMAGILDTARYRAFLADEIGCSPKDIQAILMGGHGDTMVPLPRYTTVSGIPVTELVAADKLDAIIQRTKVGGGEIVNLLGTSAWYAPGAAAAQMVEAIVKDEKRIFPVCAWLTGEYGLKDIYLGVPVVLGKNGIEKILELQLNADEKALLNTSAQHVKEVMDVLDKMQSATA
- a CDS encoding peroxiredoxin family protein, yielding MRQFFLFVLCCVPMFLKAQSTTPSKPAYLQYPVVPAFPLTLPDGHTITKNDLRKNEKTMVFVFSVDCDHCKHLTEEVLKNIDKFKNVQILMVTPFKVEQMKEYYDHYNIQKYPNIVMASEPTRQIMYFYDLHYFPGLYLYDKKQQFIKGFEGTVKLDSLVHYLASRPLKWQ
- the efp gene encoding elongation factor P; its protein translation is MATTADIRTGLIIKLDNSLYSVVEFGQNKTARAAAKVWAKLKGVDNSRSIEHTWNSGDTIFPVRIEKKAFQFLYKDDTGYNFMDNETFEQIAMAEQTIDAPQFLKEGQEVMVQINTETEQYMAVELPDKIVMQVTYSEPGVKGDTATRTLKPATVETGATVMVPLFVEEGELIRVNAKTGEYIERVKG